The Nakamurella antarctica genomic interval TAGCTTGGGTCACGATCAACACCGCCTGTTATTGCTAATTTTGCAAGTTTCGGAGTGGCTAAGTGGTGGTCGATGCGCCAACCGCTGTTGTTATCGAAAGCTTGCCCACGCCACGACCACCACGAGTACGGCCCATTGACGTCCGGATAGAGCATTCGCAGCACGTCAACGAGTCCGCCCGCGGCGATCAGCTCCCCCAGCCAGGCGCGCTCTTGCGGGAGGAAGCCGGCCGACTTCAGGTTCGTTTTCCAGCTCTTGATATCCAATTCGCTGTGCGCGATGTTGTAGTCGCCACACACGAGGAACTCTCGTTTGTGGCGCTTAGCCCGTCGCGTGGCCTTCGCAGTGTGTTGGGCAAACTCAGCCATGAATCGGAGCTTGGAGGCCAAAATATCCCCGTCAGCGGCGCCCTTCGGCAAGTACAAACTGCCGACCGTAATGCCGGGTAGGTCCACCTCGATATACCTGCCCTGCAGATCAAACTCGGGATCGCCGAAGCCAATCCGCACCGCGCTTGGCTCTTCGCGGCTCAGTATTGCAACGCCAGCTCGACCTGGCTGGTTTCCTTCATGATAGGAAAGGTGATACCCAGCAAGGGCTTCCGGCGGAATTGCTGCCAGCGGCGCACGCACTTCTTGCAAACAAATCACGTCTGCATTGCGAGCGGCTGCCCACACGGGAAAGCCCCGGCGCACTGCCGCCCTGAGCCCATTGACATTAAACGCGGCCACACGCAGCACGGGCCGACACCTTTCGATCGAGGATTATTGCCGGGGGATCTCCCAGTTGCGGTACCGAAAAGCGCCACATGCCCAATCCTGCCACTCCGCCGAGCGCCCCTTTCCCGCCTTTCCCCCTGCCGTCTTCGTGCGATCGGTTTCGGTTGACGCGATCCGAATGGGAGTCGCACGAGGCGAAACCGATCGCACGAAGCAAGTTGGTCGACGGTCACCTGTATCGCCGGTTAACGAAGGGCACCACGCCGGAAAGCCCGCCTGAAGCGGTCGTAGACGACACCGAAGTGATCCAACTCCGGCCACACCCACCGCACCATCTCCCAGCTCCGATCCCGAACCGAATCCTCACGCCTCTTCTCGCGGAAAACTGCGTCGGCTGGCGTCTCTCCGGGCCGCAAATAGCGGCTGTATTTGACGAAACCATCGGACTCCCCCAACGTCCGCTGGCTCTTGAATCCGAAATCGGATCTGGCAAGAAATCTGCCATCCTCGTCGAAGATGTCCATTTGAAGTTCAGGAACCGGCATCTGGAACTTATGCATCAGAACTCTGCTTCTGGATTCCCCGACGCTCTCGCTCAAGCCGTTCGCAAAAGCCACGGTGGCGCGCGCCCGCC includes:
- a CDS encoding exodeoxyribonuclease III, coding for MLRVAAFNVNGLRAAVRRGFPVWAAARNADVICLQEVRAPLAAIPPEALAGYHLSYHEGNQPGRAGVAILSREEPSAVRIGFGDPEFDLQGRYIEVDLPGITVGSLYLPKGAADGDILASKLRFMAEFAQHTAKATRRAKRHKREFLVCGDYNIAHSELDIKSWKTNLKSAGFLPQERAWLGELIAAGGLVDVLRMLYPDVNGPYSWWSWRGQAFDNNSGWRIDHHLATPKLAKLAITGGVDRDPSYAERISDHAPVVVDYDL